The Mangrovibacillus cuniculi sequence TTTTAATGGTGTTGCTAACAAGTAAGTTTCCCATTTTTACCTGTAACATTCTAGTGGGGGTGTAGTGGATTTATCTTTTATGACGCATAAAAAGCGAGAGCAGGCTCTCGCTTAGCAACAATATTCAAAAGCTGTTCATAAGATCATCAAATTTATCCGATACCTCCTTATTCACAGGATCTGTTACATGGAGGTATATCTTTCTTGTTATATCATCGTCCTCGTGACCGAGTCGATCACGAATATCATCTAATTCGACATTGGCTTCTGCCAATAAGGAAGTGTGTGTGTGACGAAGCGTATGCGGTGTCATCCCAGGATGCAAGTTACAATTCTTCAGTACTCGTTTCATTCTACTTGCTACTAATGTTGTGAGGATAGGGAGGCCTGGATAGGTTCGCACGTTCGTAAAAATAAACCCTCGGTCTTCATAGCCTTTTCCTAATCGCTGAATAAGTTGATCTTGTTCCTCTTTGATTTGAAGCAACAACCTTATTACTGTAGAGGAAACAAATAGCTTTCGATTGGCCTTTTTTGTTTTTGGTGGCAAGATTTCATATTTGGCTATATTATTTTTTTCATTATAGTAGGTCTTGGAAATTGTTAACGTTTTTTTCTCCATATTAACATCATTCCATTTCAGCGCGACTAACTCTCCTACCCGTATGCCTGTATAGGCTAACAGGGTAAATATTAATGAATCCATATACAATCCATCACTGTTCGCAGAATCCAAGAAAATCTTTAATTCATCCTTTTCCAAATACTTAGGGATAGTGTTCCGAACATCTATGATATCCTTCTCTGAGGAAACATCTTTTTTAATGTATGATTCCAAGGTAGGATTGTATTTAATGTATTTTTTGTTTACTGCCATTTGGAAAATCATATTACCTGTACTGTGGATACCTTCTAGTGTTGTTTTAGATAATCCACTATCTTGTAAGTGATTTAAAGCTTCTTGATATCTCTGTTCGGTGATGTCCTTTATTTTAAGGTGTGCTAAATACGGAAGTAGTTTCTTAATTGCATATTTCTTTAGTCGAACAGTACCAGGCTTTGGTCCTTTTCTTTCTACATAGAGTGGGATCCACAGTTCCACAAAATCTTTAAACAAGATATTAGACTGTTCCATATAGGTACCCTCTCTTAAATCTGCCATTACAGAAGCAGCAGCCATTTCTGCATCGTGTTTGGTTTGGAAACCGCCTCTGCATAGTTGTTTTCTTTTCCCAGTAAGAGGGTCACGGCCAATATCTAACCAGTACGACCATCGCTTGCCACATCCACACTTTCTCTCGTCTTCACATGTACAACCACGCCTCTTATACGTTCCTTTCACCTAAACCGACTCCTATTAGTTTGTATGTGCTACTTGTTTTCTTTTTGCGAGCTAATCCATTCTCGTAGATCACTTTTTAGTACTCTCTTAGAAGAACCAATGGCGAAGTTGGGTATACCTCTGTGTTCTTCCTTCTCATTGAACAACTCGTAAATAGTACTACGAGATAACTCTAGAAATTCCGCTATATGCCTTGCGGTTAACACGTCAGGTAGGTCATCCCACTTTTCGAAACGTTTTGCTTCCTTCAATACATCTCCTCCAGTTGATAAAACCACAAAAAACCCGCAGTGGAATTGTAGGCACACTGCTTTAATACAGAAAGGCACACGTAATCGTGTTGCTTTCTGTATCAAAGGACAAGGTGCTTCCTTCATCCATCTGCGGGCTTACCCGTGATATTTTTATGTATCCTTAGTTGTCAAAAGAACTAATGATATTCTATGGAACATACTATAAGCCAAATAAAATACTGCTGTCAACAATGAGGGGGAATAACTTAGGGTAGTAGATTATGTTTCTGTACTTTAGAACCCTGGCACCAATCGTGACAGAGTTGTGGATTAAAGAGAGAGTAGTGAGGGGTAAATGGGTATTTTCATGAAGAAGATTGTTTATACTGTATCAAAAAAAGCTAGGTGTTTGAATTGGAGTGAAAAATGGGAACCTTTTGAATGGAGAGTGTCCCAATAGAATCTTATTAAACTAAATGCTCCGTAGAGAAATGAAGAAATTTTCCTAATCCAACTTCTAAAGGAGTTTACCATATGATAAAGCGACATAAACGTAGGTTTTTAACATCTCAAGAGGAACAAAGACTGATAGAATTAGATCGTTTAATGAATATCACCATGGAGCCAGTAACGTTCATTACCTATAAAAATGAAGTGATGGATGTAATTCATGCTGCGTTAGAACGATTATATGTGGGTGTGGATGATAAAAATAAAAGGTCTATTCCGAAAAATCCTAACCAGCGAGCTTGTGTTGCTAGAAATATTACCTTCCCAGGTCAACGAGAGAATGAAGCGTTGTTGCGTATGTTGGCAATAGTGGATAGAAGAAATAGTTTATAACGTGTTAATAATTATGTATAGTTATTAAGTTCAAAGGAGCGAGGTTGTCTATGGAAGGTCTATTTGTAGAGTTATTGTATAAGAGGGCGTATAGAGAGTTTCTAGATGTACAGAAGAAGGAAATGGATGGTAACCTCGAGAAATGCCTGTCCCAGATTCAACAGAGCTTTAGGCAGGGGTTTGAACACGGTAGAAAAACAGGGTTTTCAGAAGCTGAAATAAATCTAAAAATAGATATGATGGTTAAGTTAATCATTCATACAGATTTAGATAGTAATACGATATTGACTATTTTGGATAAACAAGACGAGGAGCTTTATATTCAGAAGATAGAGAAATTCAGGAAAGTTTTATGAAATAGCTCTATTGTATGATATCAATGCTTAGAGGTACTGATAAGTTCGCATATAGAGAAAATTAGTAATAGTAAAAGTTGCATTCTAAAAATAAGAGATTATATAATGACAAGTAAGAAGATTTAACCAGTAACAAAATCAATCTAATAATAAATGGAGAAGCACTCCCGTAATACAGAGACCTTTTTTAGGTATCTCTGTTTATGGGAGTGCTTTTTTCATTTCTACAAGGAGTGGTTGAATGAGTAAAGTAACAAACGACACATTTGAGCAGTTATCTTTTGATTCCATCGATTGGGATACCGATGCATCAGCGAACGAAGATCCATCAGATAGGGAAACCCCCACATCAACGTGTAATGAAATGGGGGAGTTTCCAGAAGAGTTAACCACCTTTTTGTCTGGAACTAGAGAGAAGAAGATACACGCAAAGAATGGAAGTTTTAATCCAATAATCTCGCAGGAACTAGGTTTAAAATCTAAAATGCTTGCTCATAATGGAGAGAAATTTACTAAGGAAGAGTTGATTTCTATTATGGAAAGCTTATTTAGAAGTTCGCCTCCACAGAAGGTTATTCCATTAGGGGAGGATGGATTAAAGCAGTGGTTCAGAGACAATTTGATAATGGAACTTGAAGCCAAACTGATTCGGCAGTTTTTAGTGCAGCGATCATACCGACTACAGTATAGAATGTTGTTCCAGCTGATCTTGCGATTTAAAGACTTTGAGGCGTTGGTCAGTAAGGCGACTCGAAAAAAGGCATCTGACCTTGGGCGAGAAGACTTTTTACAGCCCGCACTTTATGAGGAGGTCATAACCAGTCAGTTTTATCACGAAAACTTTGATTTGTTTTACAAGCAAATGAATCCCTTTTCAGGAAACGCTTTAACGTACAGACCGAAAAAACGGTCAGAGATAAAGCTACCGCCAGCAGTACACTCTTTTTTGGCTTATAAAAAGAGGCAGGGGACGAAGCCAGATCGTTTGAAAAAGTTTCAATATGAACTGCATCGTTACTTACGATGGTCCTGCAATATGCTAAATGATTTTCGTGTTTATTCAATGGAAAATGTTCCCATTACCTTGTTTACACAGGAACACTTGAAGACGTATAAAAATTATCTTATCAAGTGCATTCAAAGTGGACGGTTTACAGAGAATGGGTCCATGAAACACTTTAAAAATATCAAAACGTTCTTTAGTACCCTCTATCACATGAGGTATATGAAAAATGATATTACAAGGGGCATTAAGAATATCCAAGGGGATGATTATCAATCTCGTTATATGCCAACGGATAAAGAAATTGAAACATTTTTTACTGCCATCGAACGCTATTCCGATACCCCTTTACTAGATAAGCTAGCATTCGGATTAATGGTTTTTCTGGGCTTTCGGTCTTGTGAACTGGAAAGATTACAATGGAGTAATATAAATTGGAGCCTCGAGGACGTCAAGTTTACAGCGAAGGGTGGAAATACACACTCTCTTCCAATTCCATCTCATCTTATGGACCTCTTAAAGGAAGTAGCACAAAAAGAGAACGGATTAATCTTTGGGAAGCACGCACAACCATTAAGAGACATCTTAGCGTCTAAGTACCGCATTTTTACAAGAATTGCAGAATGGAAAGAGGCAAGTGGCCCTCATCAGCTGCGACATGCATATATTACGCGTCTAACCAAGCAAGAAGTTGTACCAAAGCTACTTAAACGATTAGCTCGCCATGAATCCCTGTCTACGACATCTCTATACATCCATCGTACAGAAGAGGAAGTGGGAGATAAGGCTAAGCAGGTCTCGTTTCCGTGGGAGGTGAAGTAAGATGGCACTAGAGAGAGAGAATCTTCCACCATTCACTATCCAGGATGAAGTGCAAGCCCTTTTAAATAAATACGGGCAAGTTCAATTGGAAAAAGAACTTGGAACATTAGGAGTACTCATAACGGAGGAAAAGAACCCCAAAAATATAGACATAACGTTATTAGAAGCAGCACATCACTTCCTAGAGGATGAATTTTCAACCTATCAAAGCGTGGCCCCTTCTTCCCAGTCTTCTTATAAAAGTGAAACGAGAAGTTTTTGTAAGTTCTTTGGAGTCAATTTTGATAAAAGTATCTCTACAAATGTCAAGTTGATAGAGGTATTAACCCCTGAAAAGCTAGGGTTGTATTTACAACAGCCGGGGTTAGCGGAGGCGACTAGACGAAAGAAGGCGGCTTTTTTAAGGAGCTTTATCAATTCAGTCGCACGAGATTTGCTTAGTGAGAAACAGATTAATCAATTAAACAAAAGGGCACTACAATTGCATCCTCCAGATCCACAACCTCCAAGAGCTTTTACCGCGGAACAAATTGATTATTTACTAAGTTTGTCTCGTTTAACTCGGTGTTCTCTTCGGAACTATACCATACTTTGGATCCTTTTAGGAACGGGAATTCGAGTGGACGAATTACATTTTCAGATAGGGGATGTCAATCTTGAACAAGGATGGATAAAGGTAAAGGCGAAAGGAAGGAAACAACGAGCAAAAGTGAAACGATTCATGACAAAAGGAGCTACCAAGGTAATGTCCGACTATATTCATTTCACCTATGCTCATTTTAAAAATGTATTCAGTGAGCAGGACTACAATCGATGTTACGTGTTTTCGGATGACAATGGAAAAAGTGCACTCTCTAATCGAGCTATTCAACAAATGGTAAAGGGACTGATTGATACGGCTATTGAAAACAAGGTGATTAAAGATAAAGTGTGGGACAGTGATCGTGGAGAAGAGGTAAAAGTAAATTATTCAACCCATTCGTTTCGTCATTCGTTTGCGATTTACGCCCTGGAGAGTGGGATGGATATTTATATCGTGAAAGAATTACTTGGTCATAAATCCATTGAATCCACACAAGTTTACTTAAATCTATTCGATGAGCAGTACCAAAAAGCCATGGATAAACATCCATTTGCGAAATTAGAAGCGAATCAATTAAAACATTGGGGAGTTGGTCTCTAAATGGAAGGGATCATTTTCTCCTCTATCTATTTTAAAAAATGGTTGGAACTGAATACCTTAAAACACTCAACTGTTAAAAGTTATATACGCTACTTAAAATGCTTTGACGATTATTTACGATTAGTAGGATGGCAGGGAGAACTTGACTTTGACAAGTTTTACTATAGCAATGTACAGGATAAATATGCCCCCATTGACCTTGATTTTATGGACGGATTTATCGAGTACCTTCAAGAAAACAAAACAAAATCACAAGCGATGTCCATATTTAGCGGAATAAAAAGTTTCATGGATCTTTTGGTTGATTATGATTTGTTAGAATATAATCCACTTAGGCATTATAAGAATCCGTTTTATTACCAATCGATTCGTAATAGAGCGATAAGTGAAGAAGAGTGTATCCGTTTATTAAAAGCAGCCTACGATCTAGACCCTTTTTTTCAACAATACTACTTGATTATGTTGCTACAAACTACTTGTGGGTTAAGAGCAAAGGAGTTATGTAAGCTAACAGTTTCGCAAATTGATTTCGAACATAATGTCATTGTTGTGGACAAAGGTCGTAAAACAAAAATCGGCACCGTGAGAATGACAGATGCCCTCCAAAAAAAGCTTAGGGAATACATGACCCATCCCTACTTTTTAGAATGGTCGCAAGAGAGAGATAAAGAGTTATTTTTTATGAAAGACAAGTCTTATGCTGATTACGATCTAAATAAACTGTTGGACAGGATTAGAATTAAGGCAAAAATATCTCAAAAAATAACCAACCATGATCTAAGAGCAACTATGGCATATCTTTTGTATAAACATGGAAACAATTATAAATCGATTCAAAGACAACTTCGTCATAAAAAATTAAAGACAACTTTGCGCTACTTACCGATTCATGTTGAATTGAATGGGTACCTTGAATAGGCTAATTACTAGATAAAACTTTTCGTGAAAATTTTTTCGCTCGTATTTGCCATGAGAGAAATACTTTTACTATAATGAAAACAGATTAATAAGCGATGTGATGTACATGCATTGTCGCTGGAAGAACCAGGGCGATGGAGTAGTGATTCCCACTATCCGTCTGCCCTTTTTTTATTTGCCTAAATTTCCTTTTATAAGAAATGGTAGGTGAAAAACGAGATGCTTAAAAATTTATAGAAGTCGACACCAATCGTAGAGTTTCAAGGTAACCAGTACTAAGGATTAGATGAGGAATACTAAAAAATAAGACAAGTAAGTAACCTATCTACATATTTGAAATTGGAGGGAACATAATGATGAAAAAAGCGATAATCGAATTTGGGAACAAAGGAAAATATGCAGTAGTCTTTCATGACTGTTCAGAGAAGGAGGCAATGGAGTTATTTACCCAACGGAACAATCAGGCGGATGTAGACGACAAACTAAAGGATAATGAGAACTGTTTTGTGTCAATGGATGGTTCTACAGTGAAGAAAGGATTTCTCCCCAAGAATTCTGTCAGCTCTACACACGCAAAAAATTCTTCCAGTGGGGATAAGGTAATTTTAAGTTACTTAGAGATAGAGAAGTTACTTGAAGTCGCTCATATAGACAGAGAAGGTATAATGTATGAACTTGCACTAGCTACTGGGTTACGATTGGGAGAGTTATTAGCATTATCATGGAGTGATGTTGATTTTGAGCATCATACGATAATTGTTAAGAATTCTGTAGCTGAAGCTGGGGGAAAGCAGAGCATTATTAGAATGAGAAGCAAGATTCGCAAGATCGTAATTCCTGCACAAGTGTTAGCAAAGCTACTGGAATATCAAAAAGAACAGCAATTTATGAAGGATGAGCTAGGAGAACAAAATGACGATGAAATTAACCTGGTTTTCCCCCAAATAAATGGTGGACTCCAAATGCGATCGGTAGTTGAAGCGAGGTTTAAACGGTTAGTTGAGAAAGCAGGTATTCGCAGAGTGACCTTTCATGTTTTACGAAGAACACATGTTGCATTAATTATTAAGGCCGGGGTACCTTTTAACCTGGTATGTAATCAATTAGGATACGAGAATGGGGATACACTTTTTCGGATATTACCATAAGAGCTTATGGATTGATTGAAATCAATTCAACTCTATGGACCAATAACTGAGAGAATGATACGAGTAATCAACTAACTATTCCTTATTTAATGTGGAAAGAAAGTAAAATTCTCAACATGTTAGTATAGATTCTAATAAATTTTGGACGAGTATTTTAGTCTGAAAATTAATTTTATAACAATGGGGTTTTTGCCACTTTATCACTTAGATCTTTTTTTATAAATATCTATTTTCAAGATATATGTAGCGAGATTGACGAAGAAACATGGTTAATTTTGTAGAAGATTAAGAAATATATTGTAAGAAACGAGGAGAGATAATTGAGTTTTTATCTTACCATGATGATGAGCAACTCAAAAGTAACGATAAAGCATAAAATATACAGTTATAGAGGAATAGACATTATTCCATATAATAAATTTACTGAATCGGTGAATAAAAAAGTAGAGTAGTAAATATTGGAATTTCACAAATATGTAAGAATCCCCCGAATAATTTTTATATAATATACTGTTTTGCTGACAAATCATAATTTGCATTCCTATTGTCAAATCATAAAAAAATCATCTTTTTATTAGAGTTGATTTTTTTGTGATATTCATTTAAAGAATGATTTAGCTCTAACGAAATAGGTAAATACATAGTAGGATTTTCATTGGATAGTTCAAGTTTGTATGAAATTCATATAAAAAATTATAAGAGTATGAGGTATTTTCTCAATACAGAAATGTAAAATTTTGTGTTAGCATAATATGTAGAAAGAAATTTAGGGGTGAATATGGAACTTAAACTAAATTTTACACAAAAAATAACAAATTTATCACCATCTTATTGTATAGGGACTAATGAAGTAAATATAAGTAAGTTACTATACAGACCTTTATATGAATATGAAAATAATGAATTAAGAATGAACTTAGTTGTTAGTGACAATCATAACGATGATTTTACAACATGGACTATATCAATCTGTAATTTTTATTGGAGTGACGGTAGTGAAGGAAATATAGGTGATTTAGTTAAGACGTGGGAGAATATTATAAGGGAGAATTTACAATATTCCTCATATCTATTAAATATTAAGGGTGCTAGTGAATTTAAGAATCAAGAAAACTCCAAAATAATAGGGTTGAAAATTAAGGACACAAAAACAATTTCTATTGAATTTATTGTACCAATTCCTTATTTTAGAGAGTTACTAACAAATATAAACCTATCTCCTGTAAAAGGAGTAGATAATCAAATAACTCCTTATACTATTGAAGATTTTATAAACAATAAGACAATACATACTAATAACAGTTATAAAATTCATAGTTGGAGTTCAAAAGAATTAGTAGTTAAATCCACTACAAAAAACAACATCTACAATAAAATTCATTTTACTTTTAGTACTGACTATAATCAAATATTAAATAGGCTAAATATTGGAGACCTACACATTCATGATGGAGGAACAATAGATGGAGAGCCGAACGCAAGGTACTTGGAAAAATACTTGAAGTATTATGACTTTTTAAGCACTTTTTACTTGTTCTTTAATATGTCCAAAGAAGATAAAATACCTGTGGCATTGAGAAGAGAATTAATGCAAGTTGTGCATAACGATGTATTTATAACTGGAACAGATAAGGTTCAAACTGATGCACTTATCCCGAGTGGTATCAGAAATTGGAGCACAGTTTCATATACAAATGATACTGGATATAAATGTATATCAATTGAACAACCTATTGTATTTATATGCAATGATGAGCCTCAGTACGTAAAATTATCAGAAAAATTGATAAATTTATGGGAAAGCAGACTACAAGTGAGATTTAAACTAGAGATTTATAGCTGGGACGAGTTTGTTATTAAGTTATCAAATGGAAGCTATGATATAGCAAGAGCTGGCTGGGTTGCAGATTTTCCTCATCCTCATAGTTTTTATGAAGTACTATTATCTGATAGTGAGTCAAATTATTCAAAATGGAAGAATGAAAAATTTGACAATCTTATTAAAGAATCGAGAATTATAGAAGATTTACAAATTATGAAGCAGAAATTTATTAAGGCTGATTGTCTTTTAAAAAAAGAAATCCCTGTATTACCAATTTACGAACATAAACTAAGGCAGTTAATTGGTAACAATGTTATTAACTTTGACATTTCAAATACTG is a genomic window containing:
- a CDS encoding tyrosine-type recombinase/integrase codes for the protein MKGTYKRRGCTCEDERKCGCGKRWSYWLDIGRDPLTGKRKQLCRGGFQTKHDAEMAAASVMADLREGTYMEQSNILFKDFVELWIPLYVERKGPKPGTVRLKKYAIKKLLPYLAHLKIKDITEQRYQEALNHLQDSGLSKTTLEGIHSTGNMIFQMAVNKKYIKYNPTLESYIKKDVSSEKDIIDVRNTIPKYLEKDELKIFLDSANSDGLYMDSLIFTLLAYTGIRVGELVALKWNDVNMEKKTLTISKTYYNEKNNIAKYEILPPKTKKANRKLFVSSTVIRLLLQIKEEQDQLIQRLGKGYEDRGFIFTNVRTYPGLPILTTLVASRMKRVLKNCNLHPGMTPHTLRHTHTSLLAEANVELDDIRDRLGHEDDDITRKIYLHVTDPVNKEVSDKFDDLMNSF
- a CDS encoding tyrosine-type recombinase/integrase — its product is MMKKAIIEFGNKGKYAVVFHDCSEKEAMELFTQRNNQADVDDKLKDNENCFVSMDGSTVKKGFLPKNSVSSTHAKNSSSGDKVILSYLEIEKLLEVAHIDREGIMYELALATGLRLGELLALSWSDVDFEHHTIIVKNSVAEAGGKQSIIRMRSKIRKIVIPAQVLAKLLEYQKEQQFMKDELGEQNDDEINLVFPQINGGLQMRSVVEARFKRLVEKAGIRRVTFHVLRRTHVALIIKAGVPFNLVCNQLGYENGDTLFRILP
- a CDS encoding tyrosine-type recombinase/integrase; this translates as MALERENLPPFTIQDEVQALLNKYGQVQLEKELGTLGVLITEEKNPKNIDITLLEAAHHFLEDEFSTYQSVAPSSQSSYKSETRSFCKFFGVNFDKSISTNVKLIEVLTPEKLGLYLQQPGLAEATRRKKAAFLRSFINSVARDLLSEKQINQLNKRALQLHPPDPQPPRAFTAEQIDYLLSLSRLTRCSLRNYTILWILLGTGIRVDELHFQIGDVNLEQGWIKVKAKGRKQRAKVKRFMTKGATKVMSDYIHFTYAHFKNVFSEQDYNRCYVFSDDNGKSALSNRAIQQMVKGLIDTAIENKVIKDKVWDSDRGEEVKVNYSTHSFRHSFAIYALESGMDIYIVKELLGHKSIESTQVYLNLFDEQYQKAMDKHPFAKLEANQLKHWGVGL
- a CDS encoding ABC transporter substrate-binding protein; the encoded protein is MELKLNFTQKITNLSPSYCIGTNEVNISKLLYRPLYEYENNELRMNLVVSDNHNDDFTTWTISICNFYWSDGSEGNIGDLVKTWENIIRENLQYSSYLLNIKGASEFKNQENSKIIGLKIKDTKTISIEFIVPIPYFRELLTNINLSPVKGVDNQITPYTIEDFINNKTIHTNNSYKIHSWSSKELVVKSTTKNNIYNKIHFTFSTDYNQILNRLNIGDLHIHDGGTIDGEPNARYLEKYLKYYDFLSTFYLFFNMSKEDKIPVALRRELMQVVHNDVFITGTDKVQTDALIPSGIRNWSTVSYTNDTGYKCISIEQPIVFICNDEPQYVKLSEKLINLWESRLQVRFKLEIYSWDEFVIKLSNGSYDIARAGWVADFPHPHSFYEVLLSDSESNYSKWKNEKFDNLIKESRIIEDLQIMKQKFIKADCLLKKEIPVLPIYEHKLRQLIGNNVINFDISNTGVINYKTTKLTLRGGENNEKDRSS
- a CDS encoding helix-turn-helix domain-containing protein is translated as MKEAKRFEKWDDLPDVLTARHIAEFLELSRSTIYELFNEKEEHRGIPNFAIGSSKRVLKSDLREWISSQKENK
- a CDS encoding tyrosine-type recombinase/integrase; protein product: MSKVTNDTFEQLSFDSIDWDTDASANEDPSDRETPTSTCNEMGEFPEELTTFLSGTREKKIHAKNGSFNPIISQELGLKSKMLAHNGEKFTKEELISIMESLFRSSPPQKVIPLGEDGLKQWFRDNLIMELEAKLIRQFLVQRSYRLQYRMLFQLILRFKDFEALVSKATRKKASDLGREDFLQPALYEEVITSQFYHENFDLFYKQMNPFSGNALTYRPKKRSEIKLPPAVHSFLAYKKRQGTKPDRLKKFQYELHRYLRWSCNMLNDFRVYSMENVPITLFTQEHLKTYKNYLIKCIQSGRFTENGSMKHFKNIKTFFSTLYHMRYMKNDITRGIKNIQGDDYQSRYMPTDKEIETFFTAIERYSDTPLLDKLAFGLMVFLGFRSCELERLQWSNINWSLEDVKFTAKGGNTHSLPIPSHLMDLLKEVAQKENGLIFGKHAQPLRDILASKYRIFTRIAEWKEASGPHQLRHAYITRLTKQEVVPKLLKRLARHESLSTTSLYIHRTEEEVGDKAKQVSFPWEVK
- a CDS encoding tyrosine-type recombinase/integrase; translated protein: MEGIIFSSIYFKKWLELNTLKHSTVKSYIRYLKCFDDYLRLVGWQGELDFDKFYYSNVQDKYAPIDLDFMDGFIEYLQENKTKSQAMSIFSGIKSFMDLLVDYDLLEYNPLRHYKNPFYYQSIRNRAISEEECIRLLKAAYDLDPFFQQYYLIMLLQTTCGLRAKELCKLTVSQIDFEHNVIVVDKGRKTKIGTVRMTDALQKKLREYMTHPYFLEWSQERDKELFFMKDKSYADYDLNKLLDRIRIKAKISQKITNHDLRATMAYLLYKHGNNYKSIQRQLRHKKLKTTLRYLPIHVELNGYLE